The Bacteroidota bacterium genome includes a window with the following:
- a CDS encoding beta-ketoacyl-ACP synthase III, with the protein MKIKAAITGIEGYVPDYKLTNEELSTMVDTSDEWIMQRVGIKERRILRGEGEGKATSDLGAEAVKRLLKKTNTSPDEVDFLLCATATADMHFPATANIISDKVGIKNAFSFDLNAACSGFLYGLVTAAKYVESGSCKKVIVVGADKMSSITDYTNRTTCILFGDGAGAVMLEPTTDELGVMDYIFHVDGSGRTHLCLKAGGSLRPSSYDTIDAHEHYIYQEGQQVFKHAVSNMADVSAEMMEKHHLTADDIAWLVPHQANLRIIDATARRMGLSKEKVMVNIQKYGNTTAATIPLCLWEWEKQLKKGDNLILAAFGGGYTWGSIWLKWAYDSK; encoded by the coding sequence ATGAAAATTAAAGCAGCAATTACAGGTATAGAAGGTTATGTGCCTGATTATAAACTTACCAATGAAGAACTCAGCACCATGGTTGATACTTCTGATGAGTGGATCATGCAAAGAGTAGGAATCAAAGAAAGAAGAATTCTTAGAGGTGAAGGGGAAGGAAAAGCCACTTCGGATTTGGGAGCTGAAGCTGTTAAAAGATTGTTGAAGAAAACCAATACTTCGCCTGATGAAGTAGATTTTTTGCTTTGTGCTACGGCAACTGCTGATATGCATTTCCCCGCAACCGCAAATATTATAAGTGACAAAGTTGGTATAAAAAATGCTTTTAGTTTTGACCTGAATGCTGCCTGTTCAGGTTTTCTTTATGGCTTGGTTACAGCTGCCAAATATGTGGAGTCAGGTTCCTGCAAAAAGGTAATTGTGGTCGGGGCCGATAAGATGTCTTCGATTACCGATTACACCAACCGCACTACTTGTATTCTTTTTGGAGATGGTGCCGGCGCGGTGATGCTCGAGCCAACAACCGACGAATTGGGCGTAATGGATTATATTTTTCATGTAGATGGTTCCGGACGTACGCATCTCTGCCTGAAAGCAGGCGGTAGCCTTAGACCTTCTTCTTATGACACTATTGATGCCCATGAACATTATATTTACCAGGAAGGACAGCAGGTTTTCAAACATGCTGTTTCCAATATGGCCGATGTTTCTGCAGAGATGATGGAAAAACATCATCTTACTGCTGATGATATTGCATGGCTCGTTCCCCATCAGGCAAATCTCAGGATTATTGATGCCACGGCAAGGAGAATGGGACTGAGCAAGGAGAAAGTAATGGTCAATATCCAGAAATACGGGAATACTACAGCTGCTACTATTCCACTTTGCCTGTGGGAGTGGGAAAAACAACTTAAGAAAGGTGACAACCTTATTCTTGCTGCTTTTGGCGGAGGGTACACTTGGGGTTCCATCTGGCTGAAATGGGCCTATGATTCTAAATAA
- a CDS encoding DNA alkylation repair protein, protein MDLNDILETFKSLANEANREGMARFGIKSETAFGVNIPVLRKMAREIGKDHTLALQLWEQPYHEAKLLATLVADPKQTDSQMMEKWVKDFYSWDICDQCCGNLFEDTALAYQKAQVWAAREEEFVRRAGFVMMARLAVSDKKAENQKFEEFLYLIKTYSTDSRNFVKKAVNWALRQIGKRNWALNEKALEAAKEIYSQDNKTAKWIAADAMRELENDQIRKRIKY, encoded by the coding sequence ATGGACTTAAACGATATCCTGGAAACATTTAAAAGCCTGGCCAATGAAGCAAACCGTGAAGGCATGGCCCGGTTTGGGATAAAATCAGAAACTGCTTTTGGGGTAAACATCCCGGTCTTAAGAAAAATGGCCAGGGAGATTGGAAAGGATCACACCCTGGCTCTTCAATTATGGGAACAACCCTATCACGAAGCGAAACTGCTGGCAACCCTGGTTGCCGATCCAAAGCAGACAGACAGCCAGATGATGGAAAAATGGGTGAAAGACTTTTACTCTTGGGATATCTGCGACCAATGCTGCGGCAACCTCTTTGAAGATACTGCCCTGGCTTACCAAAAAGCTCAGGTCTGGGCAGCAAGGGAAGAAGAATTTGTCAGAAGGGCAGGTTTTGTAATGATGGCCCGGTTGGCAGTCAGCGATAAAAAGGCGGAGAATCAAAAGTTTGAAGAATTCCTGTACCTGATCAAAACCTATTCTACGGACTCCAGAAATTTTGTAAAAAAAGCCGTAAACTGGGCATTGCGGCAGATAGGCAAACGAAATTGGGCGCTCAATGAAAAAGCCCTTGAAGCAGCTAAAGAAATATACAGCCAGGATAATAAAACCGCAAAATGGATTGCTGCTGATGCAATGAGGGAATTAGAAAACGATCAGATCAGGAAAAGAATAAAATATTAA
- the rpmF gene encoding 50S ribosomal protein L32 has translation MANPRNRHSKQRTRKRRTHYKAIAPTVSTCSNCGASVQYHRVCPACGYYRGKLAIEKTVTA, from the coding sequence ATGGCAAATCCTAGAAACAGACATTCTAAACAAAGAACTCGCAAACGCAGAACACATTATAAAGCAATAGCTCCAACTGTTTCCACTTGTTCAAACTGTGGGGCAAGCGTACAATACCACAGAGTATGTCCTGCATGTGGATATTACAGAGGCAAATTGGCAATTGAGAAGACAGTAACGGCATAG
- the plsX gene encoding phosphate acyltransferase PlsX, giving the protein MRLGVDILGGDFAPEATVLGSILAFKELSSDVRLVLIGNEPEIKKICEREKFDPSNFDYVHTTNSIGMGEHPAKTYQQKPDSSIALGFGMLKHGQIDGLASAGNTGAMMVGAVYTVKAIPGVIRPVILTTIPQVTGTPLVLLDVGINPDARPDVLCQYGLLGSIYSESVYHVENPKVALLNIGSEDQKGNLVSKETFQLMKEAKEFNFIGNLEGNDLFSGKANVLVCDGFVGNIVLKEAEAFYTLLKKRKIEDDFFNQFNFEVYGGTPVLGVNAPVIIGHGRSNERAIKNMILQTRQVIEARICEKIKDAFNNVE; this is encoded by the coding sequence ATGAGATTAGGAGTTGATATACTAGGGGGGGATTTCGCCCCTGAAGCAACTGTTTTAGGCTCAATACTTGCATTTAAGGAATTATCGTCTGATGTTCGTTTGGTGTTGATTGGGAATGAGCCGGAAATAAAGAAAATATGTGAGAGGGAAAAATTTGATCCCTCGAATTTTGATTATGTACATACCACCAATTCTATTGGTATGGGAGAACATCCGGCAAAGACTTATCAACAAAAACCGGATTCCAGTATTGCGTTGGGTTTTGGTATGCTTAAGCACGGCCAGATTGACGGCTTAGCAAGTGCGGGCAATACCGGAGCAATGATGGTGGGGGCAGTGTATACTGTCAAAGCAATTCCTGGTGTCATCCGGCCTGTTATATTAACTACTATCCCGCAAGTAACAGGGACTCCTCTTGTTTTGCTTGATGTCGGAATAAATCCTGATGCCAGACCTGATGTATTATGTCAATATGGACTATTAGGTTCCATATATTCAGAAAGTGTTTATCACGTTGAAAATCCAAAAGTTGCGCTTTTGAACATAGGAAGCGAAGATCAAAAGGGAAACCTGGTGTCAAAGGAAACCTTTCAGTTGATGAAAGAAGCCAAAGAGTTCAATTTTATCGGCAATTTGGAAGGCAACGATTTGTTCAGCGGGAAAGCCAATGTATTGGTTTGCGATGGATTTGTAGGCAATATCGTATTGAAAGAGGCTGAAGCTTTTTATACCCTGCTCAAGAAGCGGAAAATTGAAGATGATTTTTTCAATCAGTTCAATTTCGAAGTTTATGGGGGTACGCCTGTTTTGGGGGTAAATGCACCGGTAATTATAGGACATGGCAGGTCAAACGAAAGGGCGATAAAAAATATGATCCTGCAAACCCGGCAGGTCATTGAAGCCAGGATTTGCGAAAAGATTAAAGATGCATTCAACAATGTGGAATAA